The following coding sequences lie in one Apium graveolens cultivar Ventura chromosome 1, ASM990537v1, whole genome shotgun sequence genomic window:
- the LOC141669824 gene encoding uncharacterized protein LOC141669824 isoform X1: MSSRSWFEFGAWRLVAKKDSDAAKEALVKLREAGWTKNWGSQPNISHHTIFWVLVLMKLEHSVLVRNQGKRREEESYLMNERMHLEKLADMVRFKQTACMTCDTDSYVRA, from the exons ATGAGTTCGAGATCGTGGTTCGAGTTTGGGGCCTGGAGGTTGGTTGCTAAG AAAGATAGTGATGCAGCGAAAGAAGCATTAGTTAAGCTGAGAGAAGCAGGCTGGACAAAGAATTGGGGCTCTCAACCTAACATCTCCCATCATACGATCTTCTG GGTTCTTGTGCTTATGAAGCTAGAACATTCGGTGCTTGTAAGAAATCAAGGAAAAAGAAG GGAGGAAGAAAGTTACTTGATGAACGAAAGGATGCATTTGGAGAAA ctagcagatatggttagattcaagcagaccgcgtGTATGACTTGTGAtaccgattcgtatgttcgagcttaG
- the LOC141669824 gene encoding uncharacterized protein LOC141669824 isoform X3: protein MSSRSWFEFGAWRLVAKKDSDAAKEALVKLREAGWTKNWGSQPNISHHTIFWVLVLMKLEHSVLVRNQGKRREEESYLMNERMHLEKVCS, encoded by the exons ATGAGTTCGAGATCGTGGTTCGAGTTTGGGGCCTGGAGGTTGGTTGCTAAG AAAGATAGTGATGCAGCGAAAGAAGCATTAGTTAAGCTGAGAGAAGCAGGCTGGACAAAGAATTGGGGCTCTCAACCTAACATCTCCCATCATACGATCTTCTG GGTTCTTGTGCTTATGAAGCTAGAACATTCGGTGCTTGTAAGAAATCAAGGAAAAAGAAG GGAGGAAGAAAGTTACTTGATGAACGAAAGGATGCATTTGGAGAAAGTATGTTCCTAA
- the LOC141669824 gene encoding uncharacterized protein LOC141669824 isoform X2 gives MSSRSWFEFGAWRLVAKKDSDAAKEALVKLREAGWTKNWGSQPNISHHTIFWVLVLMKLEHSVLVRNQGKRREEESYLMNERMHLEKGRETRVNLPLK, from the exons ATGAGTTCGAGATCGTGGTTCGAGTTTGGGGCCTGGAGGTTGGTTGCTAAG AAAGATAGTGATGCAGCGAAAGAAGCATTAGTTAAGCTGAGAGAAGCAGGCTGGACAAAGAATTGGGGCTCTCAACCTAACATCTCCCATCATACGATCTTCTG GGTTCTTGTGCTTATGAAGCTAGAACATTCGGTGCTTGTAAGAAATCAAGGAAAAAGAAG GGAGGAAGAAAGTTACTTGATGAACGAAAGGATGCATTTGGAGAAA ggtcgcgagacgagggtaaacttgccattaaagtaa